A stretch of the Arachis stenosperma cultivar V10309 chromosome 6, arast.V10309.gnm1.PFL2, whole genome shotgun sequence genome encodes the following:
- the LOC130936304 gene encoding ferredoxin--NADP reductase, root isozyme, chloroplastic-like isoform X1, which translates to MAHLIASQQVAVAVPLGNDLSLKRTALKVSNLNFQDKSWALVLTFDLKASNSQLRSRRVTCMSVQQASVPKVTVSPLELEDANEPPLNIYKPKEPYTATIVSVERLVGPKAPGETCHIVIDHGGNVPYWEGQSYGVIPPGENPKKPGSPHNVRLYSIASTRYGDNFDGKTASLCVRRAVYYDSEIGKEDPSKQGVCSNFLCNSKPGDKIKITGPSGKIMLLPEDDPNATHIMIATGTGVAPFRGYLRQMFMELVPKFKFGGLAWLFLGVANTDSLLYDDEFTKYLKDYPDNFRYDKALSREQKNRSGGKMYVQDKIEEYSDEIFKLLDNGAHIYFCGLKGMMPGIQDTLKKVAEQRGENWEEKLSQLKKNKQWHVEVY; encoded by the exons ATGGCTCATTTGATTGCGTCACAG CAGGTAGCTGTGGCTGTTCCTCTTGGCAACGATTTGTCTCTCAAAAGAACTGCGCTTAAG GTATCTAACTTAAACTTCCAGGATAAATCATGGGCACTGGTCTTAACTTTCGACCTGAAAGCAAGCAACTCTCAACTAAGAAGTCGGCGTGTGACATGCATGTCGGTGCAACAAGCTAGTGTACCCAAAGTTACAGTCTCCCCTTTAGAATTGGAAGATGCTAACGAACCTCCATTGAATATATACAAGCCTAAAGAGCCATACACAGCAACTATTGTTTCTGTTGAGAGACTTGTTGGCCCAAAGGCTCCTGGTGAAACATGTCATATTGTGATTGATCATGGTGGCAATGTTCCCTACTGGGAAGGACAGAGTTATGGTGTCATTCCACCT GGAGAAAATCCGAAGAAACCTGGAAGTCCTCATAATGTTCGGCTATATTCCATTGCTTCGACGAGGTATGGAGACAATTTTGATGGTAAAACCGCCAGCTTGTGTGTGCGTCGTGCCGTTTATTATGATTctgagattggaaaggaagatCCTTCTAAACAAGGCGTTTGCAGCAACTTTTTGTGCAACTCCAAGCCCGGAGACAAAATTAAGATCACAG GGCCCTCTGGGAAGATCATGCTTTTGCCTGAAGATGATCCAAATGCTACACACATAATGATTGCAACTGGTACTGGTGTTGCTCCATTTAGAGGCTATCTGCGCCAAATGTTTATGGAGTTAGTTCCTAAATTCAAGTTTGGTGGACTAGCCTGGCTCTTCCTTGGTGTTGCCAATACCGATAGTCTTCTATATGATGACGAATTCACTAAATACCTTAAGGACTATCCGGACAACTTCCGCTATGACAAAGCTCTCAGCAGAGAGCAGAAGAATAGGAGCGGAGGCAAGATGTATGTTCAGGATAAGATCGAGGAATATAGCGATGAGATCTTCAAACTTCTTGACAATGGAGCTCACATTTACTTCTGTGGTCTAAAGGGGATGATGCCTGGAATCCAAGATACACTGAAGAAGGTTGCAGAGCAAAGAGGAGAAAATTGGGAAGAAAAGCTTTCACAACTTAAGAAGAACAAACAATGGCATGTTGAAGTCTATTGA
- the LOC130936304 gene encoding ferredoxin--NADP reductase, root isozyme, chloroplastic-like isoform X2 translates to MAHLIASQVAVAVPLGNDLSLKRTALKVSNLNFQDKSWALVLTFDLKASNSQLRSRRVTCMSVQQASVPKVTVSPLELEDANEPPLNIYKPKEPYTATIVSVERLVGPKAPGETCHIVIDHGGNVPYWEGQSYGVIPPGENPKKPGSPHNVRLYSIASTRYGDNFDGKTASLCVRRAVYYDSEIGKEDPSKQGVCSNFLCNSKPGDKIKITGPSGKIMLLPEDDPNATHIMIATGTGVAPFRGYLRQMFMELVPKFKFGGLAWLFLGVANTDSLLYDDEFTKYLKDYPDNFRYDKALSREQKNRSGGKMYVQDKIEEYSDEIFKLLDNGAHIYFCGLKGMMPGIQDTLKKVAEQRGENWEEKLSQLKKNKQWHVEVY, encoded by the exons ATGGCTCATTTGATTGCGTCACAG GTAGCTGTGGCTGTTCCTCTTGGCAACGATTTGTCTCTCAAAAGAACTGCGCTTAAG GTATCTAACTTAAACTTCCAGGATAAATCATGGGCACTGGTCTTAACTTTCGACCTGAAAGCAAGCAACTCTCAACTAAGAAGTCGGCGTGTGACATGCATGTCGGTGCAACAAGCTAGTGTACCCAAAGTTACAGTCTCCCCTTTAGAATTGGAAGATGCTAACGAACCTCCATTGAATATATACAAGCCTAAAGAGCCATACACAGCAACTATTGTTTCTGTTGAGAGACTTGTTGGCCCAAAGGCTCCTGGTGAAACATGTCATATTGTGATTGATCATGGTGGCAATGTTCCCTACTGGGAAGGACAGAGTTATGGTGTCATTCCACCT GGAGAAAATCCGAAGAAACCTGGAAGTCCTCATAATGTTCGGCTATATTCCATTGCTTCGACGAGGTATGGAGACAATTTTGATGGTAAAACCGCCAGCTTGTGTGTGCGTCGTGCCGTTTATTATGATTctgagattggaaaggaagatCCTTCTAAACAAGGCGTTTGCAGCAACTTTTTGTGCAACTCCAAGCCCGGAGACAAAATTAAGATCACAG GGCCCTCTGGGAAGATCATGCTTTTGCCTGAAGATGATCCAAATGCTACACACATAATGATTGCAACTGGTACTGGTGTTGCTCCATTTAGAGGCTATCTGCGCCAAATGTTTATGGAGTTAGTTCCTAAATTCAAGTTTGGTGGACTAGCCTGGCTCTTCCTTGGTGTTGCCAATACCGATAGTCTTCTATATGATGACGAATTCACTAAATACCTTAAGGACTATCCGGACAACTTCCGCTATGACAAAGCTCTCAGCAGAGAGCAGAAGAATAGGAGCGGAGGCAAGATGTATGTTCAGGATAAGATCGAGGAATATAGCGATGAGATCTTCAAACTTCTTGACAATGGAGCTCACATTTACTTCTGTGGTCTAAAGGGGATGATGCCTGGAATCCAAGATACACTGAAGAAGGTTGCAGAGCAAAGAGGAGAAAATTGGGAAGAAAAGCTTTCACAACTTAAGAAGAACAAACAATGGCATGTTGAAGTCTATTGA